Sequence from the Meriones unguiculatus strain TT.TT164.6M chromosome 5, Bangor_MerUng_6.1, whole genome shotgun sequence genome:
CTGCtccttttttaaagataatttattacattttatttcctgtatattggtgttctgcctgaatgtatgtctttgtgaggtgtcagatcctctggagctggagtcacagttttgagctgccgtgtgggtgttggaaattgaGCCTGGGCCCTCAGGGAGAACAGAAATGGctcttactggctgagccatctccccatttccccctctttgttttttgaggtgaGGTTTCCCGTAGCAAGGCTGTCTCTGAATTTGTTAATGGAGTCAAGAAGAACCGTGAACtctgggtcctcctgcctctacctccatgCCTGGTTTATGAAGTGCTGGGGAGTGACCCAGGGCTCCGTGCAGGCCAGGCCCTCTCGTAAGTGAGCTGTCTCCGGTGCTCATTTATTTCTGACATAAGCCTATGGCACAGACACTGCGAGCACAAACCTGACACAGAGAACAGAACCTTGAAGAAACGGAAAGTGTACACAGTTAGACGGCTGGAGCTGAGATTCATTCCAGGTCAACCTGCAGTCTTCATTTCTGTCCTTCTccccaaacaaaaggagatgcTCTAGGTAAACATTCAGGACCAGCAGGGAGCATCTACTGAAACACGGGTCAATAGACTAAATCCTGCCAGGTGCCAGTGGAGGGATACAATACAGCCCGAACCCAAGAAACTTCTGTTTtagtagaaaaaaagaatcaagtaCATATTTAGGTCAAGGGGCGTAAGTACTGTTGAGCAGCTTAAGGGAGCGAGAATGCTGTTTCTTAGAGGAAGCCAGAGTCTTTGAGGTGACCTGGCCACTAGCAGAGGGGGAAGAAATGGTGTGAGGCAGATGTGGACAGAACAGCAGAGGCCCTGAGCCAGGACATGCATGGCAAATGAGCACGAAGTGACTGGAGGGAATGTGACTGGAGGCAAGGGCCACACAGGGTGGGTGTCAGGAGGGAGAGGTATTTTTGATGTGGTACGGAACTAGCTTTAGCTGGgcactggtggcacatgcctttaatcccagcattagggagaaACCCTGTTCTGACACAAAAATTGGTGGCTTTTATTCAGTGAAACAGGAAGTCATAGGAAGGTTTTAGTCATGAAATAGACCcaatatattattattgttattggtttttcaagacagggtttctctgggtagcctcggctgtcctggtttcactttctagaccaggctggcctcgaactcaactctctgcctccctaaatgctgggattacaggtgtgtgccgatGTGTCCGGCAACAGATCCAATTTATAACCTGGCTGACTTACGGGCCAATGAGGGAATAGCGGGAAGAGGTGGGAGACGAGACAAGGAGCCTTGTGGGGAGTGGAGGAAGCCTGAATGTGTGAGGTTCTTGACTGATGTGATGCTGACATGAGCTGGCTGAGCCAAGAAGCCCGACCTAGCCTCAGACTCATGGGAGAGAATGCACACAAGCCCCATCCACACCCAAGGTGAGGCTGAGGGTGGCAAAGCTTCCTCTGGTCCACGTGTGAGTGCAGATGTCCACCATGGCCTCCTCTGGGGCATTTACAGCCTCCAGACTGCTCCCTGCTAGAGCCTGCTCCTACTGAGATTGGCTAAAGCTGCTTCCTTGTTCAGCTGTACGCAGTACCCCACCGCTCTGTTCAACTGTAACAAACATGCTGCGCTCGTAGGGTTGCTGTGGCCCTGAGAGTGAGGGGGAGGGAACCTCCAGGAGACAACAGGAGAAACTGCCTTATCTGtgaggggtgggagtgggagcgCTCGGCTTTGGACGCTTAAGCTCTGGTCCTTGGGGAGTGGGCACGGAAATGATTTCTTCATCTTCCAGCTCTCCATTCTATTCCACAGGTCACTTCCTCAGTCTCCTTTGTCCCCTCACCTCTAAACAACGAAGTATCCAGAGGTGTCAAGAAGCCAGTCAGGTGTAGTCAAcagtatttttaagaaaaatgaaagcctGGCACGGTGTGTAGCTCTAtgatctcagcacctgggaggggAAAGCAGgtagatcaggagttcaaggccagaaggATGACAAGGAAAGGGGACAGGAAAGGAGGGCAacggagggagaaagaggaaatggagtcGGGAGTTCATGCCCTATGCAAGTGACTGGTGTAGCAAGACAAGAGCAGAAACTAAGTTTGTTGGcagtttttgttttatggttttcttCCTCAGACAGTGTTCTGCTgttctaggctggcttcaaactcaaaatcctcctgccttagtctccagaatgctgagattagGGCCATGTGCCACCAACTCTAATTCTTAGGCCCCACCTAAGAAGGTGGCATCATGCTAGGGACAAACCTTTAACACACGGACCTTTGAAAGGCAGTCAATATCCAAAGTACAGCACCAAGAATTTTGGCAAATACCAAGGTTATGGAAGAGACAAAGGGAAAGTGGAGCCGGATTACTCTTTAGGACAGAATGTAAGGAGCACTTACTTTCTGGACTCACTATGGGAAAAGCCCTCAGAACAGACATGAACAAGATCCCTTTTCTTTTCCACATCAAAGCTGCAACGAGATGAATTCACTCCTAGACAGAGCCCTGCCTGAGAGTGGGAGGACGGAGAGCAGAGAAGGCACCATTCTTAGAGAATGAAATGCCGCAAAATTTTCCGCCTCCAGGAAGACGAGCATGTGTGTCACCCTCGCACTCTCCCCCACAGGACTTCCAGCACATTCCAGACAAAGCTTCACAAGAGACAACATAACAAATATTAGgatagtttttaatttaaaaaagaaaaatcccctaAGTCTCTGGGAAACACTCTAAGATACAGTAAAAACTTCCATGCGTGCTAGAAACACTGCCGTGGCCTGCAGCACTCCCGTCAGTGAGAGCACAGACTCTCCACAGGTTTCCATGTAACTTCACACTGTGCTCTTGCTTTTACAAGTCCTTACCGAGGCAGGTAGGTGGcgcacacctctgatcccagcacatgggaggcagaggtgggcagagctgagtttcaggccagtctggtctacacagtgagtttcaggacagccagaactacaacagtgagaccctgtcttgggatgggggggtgggggtgggagaagtCCTCACTGAGAGGACACTGAGGCACAAAGTTAAGAACCGGCATGAGGTTAGACTGTAagagacacacacaaagggaCCAGAAATCTGTCCCTCCTCCTGAAATGCTGCCAAAAGGTCATTTAGTAGCTACCAAAGTTGTAGTCTTTATCCCAGGAAATAGTGGCAAGGGCCCAGGCTAGACTTGATGCCTGTGACCTGGACCACAGCCTGGCACACAGGAGTCCCTGAGGTGCACGCACCAACATCCCCGAGCCTCTGACGTGTCTCCTTCCTCTCAAGCCCAACCCTCCCTGTGGAACACCAGCTGCACAGCTTCATTCACATCACGGACGATGTGGGACGCCTCTAGGAGCTCTGGATTGAAGGTGTAGTCACGATGCCCGTGGAATGGAAGGTCTGTCGGTCCAGGGTTAGGCACTTGGGAGCCTGGGTCCTGATAATTGTATATGCCAGTGCATACCAGGATGGAGGCACAGCTCTGGGCTGCTGAAGGCCGCTGCTTCAGCTGTCCACCAGTCCCTTGTTCCTCCTCTCCATGCTTTTCCATTTGCAGGTACTGGTGGTACAGGTTAGCACCGTAGACATCAGACATAGGGTTATCTCTGGCAGGGCAGCAATACCGGAAAGCAAAGAGGAGAAAACCCAAGTTTAATGTTGCAGAGCCAGCAGAGAGAGATCAGCCTGGGGCGGTGTGACTCAGCAGCAGGGAAGCAGGTGGTGTGGGCAGATGAGGAGCAGCggcagagatggagatggagTGGGCTTACCCTATAGCATAGAGATTCCTGATGGGGGCGGCCCAGCCCCGCCTCTCAGCCTGCTGCCTGATCATGTCCTCTGCGTACTTGTAAGTGAGGATGCTGGGTTTGCCCATCAGGCCCTCGTATTTCAGCTCCTTGCCCGTCACTTTCCGGTAGATGGCTTCCAGGCATAGCAGAAAGGTGCCATGGCCAAACCTGCCCGAGAAGAAAGCTCAGCACTGCAGCCTCAGGCCACCCGCCATCCTCTAAGCTGTCTTCAAGCACCCAACCTGCACTCTCTTCCCTGCAGTTATTTcccatgaggaaactgaggcaagaacAGGCAATTTCCCCTGGGTAGAAAAACTAGGGCGAAAACCCAATAGTCTCACTCCCAAaacccagttttctttctttttttttttttaaattatatacacaCGGGCCATGCTGAGCCTGCGGAGGTCAGGGAGCAACTTTATGGAGTCAATTCTCTCATTCCACCTTTATATGGATCCCAAGCATCAAAGTCAGGCTTGGTATGCGGCATTCACACCATCTCACCTGGCCCCCAAACCCTAAGATGGGGTGCTGTTCTACAATTGCTGGCTGCCGGAGAATGCTCAATGCCTCCCTTGCAGCTAAGTGTCGTCACTTGTCTATACACCACATGAGTAAGCTCCACTGAATAGTCAACAAAATCTGAAGTGCTGGACTAGCTGTGACTCAATGCCCTGAAAACAATGGAGACCTCGCTATGGTCTGGATCTTACATGGTCCCCAAAGCTCAAGCCTTAGTCCCCAGCTTGATGACACCTTGGGAGGAGGTGGACTCCCGAGCCAGGGGAGCCTGACAGGAAACAAGTCCCTGAAGGCACGCACCCTCCTGCCCCTCTACCTTGCTGTTTCCCAGCTCTCACAAGGGGAGCGGCTTTGTTCCACAATGTGCTTCTCATTGCGATCCTTTGTTACTCAGGTGCTTAGTGTTGCACGCTAACAACCCTGCGCTATGCTTCCTGCCATCTCAAGTGCTAATATGATGGCTGACACCTAGGCACCCGTTCTGGAGGGTATGGTAAGACTGTGCTGCAGAAAGGTGAGTGTGTCCTTAAAAAAGGAGAGCCTGAACAGAGGCCCAGactgctaacttttttttttaagatttattatgtatacaatgttttgtctgcatgtacagctgaatgccagcagagggcaccagatctcattatagatggttgtgagctatgtggttgctgggaattgaactctgaacctctggaagagcagccagtgctcttaaccatctctccagcccccggctAACCTTTTTTCAATGAGAAAGCAATACACTATGTCCTGTGAAGTGTGTGTCTCCTACCTTCGGTGCTAAGccaagcagacagatctctgcaaTTTCAAGTCTAGCCTGGCTTATACAGGGAACCCCAGGCCAACTGTTAGAAGACGGTTAAAACATTGACCCATGGTGAACAATGCCTTGGGTCAATGGCATTGGAGTCTCTTCCTGTGAGAGAAGCTCCAGGAAAAAAGGCAGAGGGCCTTTGTTCCCTGGATTGTTCTTGGATGTGATTTCATGCCTTCTGTGACAAATTTTTATAGTCAATTTATAAGACATGTTCATTCTTCGTGGATGTCAGAACACGGCTCTAGACAACAACCTGATGAGTGTGCCCTGAACTGGACATGGCCTTCTGCCTTGCTTTTGTACCTCCCCAGATATTATCTTTAATACCAGACAACTGTGTTAAGTTGTCTGCCCTGAGAAAGCTCTGGGAAAGGGCTGCTCTTACTGGCATTTATTCACATGTTTTTCTGAACTCGAGCAACCGTCCCTGGATCACTGCTTTCGTGTATAAAGCACACTGAAACTGAAGTAAGGCTCTCTACAGCATTAGAATGTGATCTGCCCCGTCCTTTCAGGTCCTCAGATCCCAGGTCTCCCAGACATGGATCAGCTCAGCTGGTGAGAATCAATACCAACCAAGCAAGGCTGaacagtgagacctgtctcaaacaaaataaagcaaaagaattccattttctttttgtttgtttcttctcatgTTGTGAATCAGGACTTtgctgtagccctggctggtctggaaccaggtatgaagcccaggctggtgttaaacttgtggttctcctgcctcagtcttttcAGTGCCAGAATTGCCGCTACatactaccacacccagccaacTTTGAGCCAGCCAAGTGTGGGGGAAAAATCTCAAATATGCCTTCTTTGAATTAAAAACTCAGCTGaggaactggagaggtggctcagagattaagaacactggctgttcttctaaaggtcctgagttcaagtcccagtgaccacatgatggctcacaaacatctataatgagatctggtgccctcttctggtgcacaggaacacatggaggcagaacactgtatatacataataaatagatctttaaaaaaaaacaaactaaaactaaaaacactcagcatggtggtgcacacctgtaatcctagcacttgtggAGGCAAAGGCACATGgattcctgtgagtttgaggccagcctagtctacaaagattccaggacagagaaaccctgtctcaaaaacaaaaacgaatGTAAAACATCATCTTAAATCTGGTCTTCTGAACTGCTTCCCCCCTTGCTTTTCAACTCACAGCTATCTTCCTAACTTGTACCTGATTCCCATTTAGAATCAACATACCCTAACTGCAATGGTTTGACTAGGATACAGCCCCCATAGACTCGTGTGTGTGAACCCTGGTCAGAGGGAGTGGCAcgttaggaggcgtggccttgttggagtaggcgtgaccttggaggaagtgtgtcactgtggggggtGGGGCTTTGAGGTCACCTATGCTCAGGCTCcacccagtgtggcacagtctcctgctgcctgcggatccagatgtggaactctcaggtCCTaatccagcaccatgtctgcctgcacactgccatgcttcccaccatgatgatggactgaacctctgaactgtaaaccagacCTAATCAAAtgtcttcctttataagagttgttaatggtcatggtgtcttttcacggTAATAAAAGACAAACCAATACACTAACTCGGAGAAAATATCAAATCTAAAGCTACGGAATACACTTTAGTAAATGTGACAGGGGCCAGGGGGGAACTGGAGCAGGAAGGTTGAAGTCAACTTGAGCTATACAGTGTGGTGTGAGCCTGGCTCACAGAAAGAGAGTCACAGGAAGGAAGCCCTGCCTCTTTGAGGCTGAGTCTTGGGTCTAGACTACCCTCTGCTGACCGCACACAGCCTCTGGGACCCGCCCACAGAAGGGTGAGAAGACACTCTATTCTGTCATCAGCTGGCTTCATAGCCATGCGCCCTGAGAGCCAGAAAAGAGGCACCTATCAGCCCAGAAGAGAGCTGGACACAGGTGCTACACAGCTGATCTCAATTCTCGGCTCTAAACCATGGGAATAATCCTGGTTTATaatctgttttctccatccatagGGCTCACACATGAAAGCAAACATAGACGTGAAAGAACCAGCACCCGAGGAAGAATCCTGAGTGTACAGCACTAACACACTGAGAAACTACCTGTTTGCTGGTGTGTCCTGAGACCATCGGGGAGCGGCGCACACTACAAATCGCTCAGCACATCTTTGTGCTCAGGACTCTGCAGCTTTAGTAACTGACATGAAGTAACTCCCGAAAGCCTTCACTTTCAGGTCGGGCTATGGTGGCACCTAAAAGGCTCATGAGATAAAAGTCAGAGATACTGTGTCCTCACCTGGGCATCTTAGCTTCAGCCATCCACAGGAGATCCATGTTGCTAGCCAGGACAGGGAGGTGGGGATACGGAGGAGCTGTTGCCAGGCCATTCTCAGGGTTTCCATTGCTAAGAAGGACATCCATAATCAGCTGCAGGCTTGTCTCCCAGCGGACTGGCTCCCCAAGAAGGAGAATCCCTACAAATCAAAGGCACAGGGAAGAGGGAGTAGGGCACTTGGCCTGCCCTTTGTGGTGAGTAGGTGGGAGGCCCATCAGAGACAACAGAGCCCAGTTGTCTACCTACCCAGAGCTAGAGGTCCTTTACTAAGGTGGCCATCTGAGCAGCCCTGCATGCCCCGTCCCAGTACACCCTGGATGCGGGGCCCAACAAACAAGGAGCAAAATAAGGGTGTCCTTCGAGTCCTTGACTGTTTAATAGAAGCAGATCTCATGCTGCTGCTCTTGATGGGGCCCTGCCCACCATACCCCAGCACAGCCCACAAGCACTACTCTCTACAGGTGGCTGGCCCGCCTGCCCTCCCATCTCCGAAACTGATGGCCAAGCATAAGAACTTGAAATGGGAAGGCCCTGAGCTCTAACCCTAAGTCAGCCGAGCTTCCTGTAAAACTGTGGTTTATTCACTGCTAAACCTCAACTACATCTGAAAAAGAGGCATGGGCTCTGAAAGTATGGCTCAGTAATCAAATGCCAGCCCAGCATGAAGGAGGCCCTGAGTCCCAACCCTTGCAATACAAAGTAGATAAGTGAAAAAGCTAAGGCCTAGGACAGTGGCTACACCTGTGTGATAGCGCTGTCACACAGCAAGGCGGAGGTGGATGATGAATGGCTCAAAGTCACCCCAGCTACTGATCTGGCCACAAACCAGAGGCCAGTGGTTACTCTATGAGATCTTTTCTCCAAAAAAGTCCAAGTATCAAGATGGGCATCTTGGTTTACaattgtaattccagcatttagaaTGTTGAAACAGAGGACTACAGAGTTCACGGCCAGTCTAGACTATAAAGTgagacccctgtctcaaaacaaagtaaGGCGCTGGAAAAATAACTCCGTGGTTgaaaacacttgctgttcttgcagagaacctgagtttaatGCCTAGCACCCATGGCTGAtagaactccagctccaaggattcagcaccctcttttggcctccacaggcacatgtacataaataaaagCACGAGGcaggcacacccctttaatcctggcactcaggagacagatggaGGTGGCTCTCTTTGAGTCTGAATcgagtctggtctacacagtgagttctaggacagccagggcaatgtAGAGAGGCCCTGTATCAAACAAGTCTCTGACAGGGTGCCAGCTGCTCTggattggaattacagacagctgtgagatgccatgtgggtgctgggaattgaatgggggtcctctgaaacagcagccagggctcttaaccactgagccatctctccagccctggaggaCATATTTTTATTGTCACAATTGAATAGTTAGCAGGTGGGAAACTTCACATAGACAAACACTGTCCTCTCCTAGCAGTGTATGAGGACCCTCCCAATAAATTCACTAGTGGCATTCTGAACACATCCCTGTATCTCTCGCTGGAACATCCCTGGTCACTCTGTTTATCACAATCACTTTCCGTCTCAGATAATTAGAACATACTGAGACATATTAGCATCTTCTCACATTCATTTCCCTCTCTGGTACAGGGAGGGCATTACACTGCACTCATTATTTTGTTTGGTTCTAAGATAAAAGTATCACTGTGAAGTCCAGAATTAGCCTTCAactcaaatattttcatttcaaccCCCTAAGTGGGAAGCTACAAATAGGCACCACCACAACTGGCCACTGAGTACTTTCCAATATGGGTCATGGGAAAGTAATTTAACTTCAGGATGGCAACAAGATGTTACAGTGTCTTTATTGTCCAAGGGAGACCTAAGCAATACTGGACTAGACCTATCTACTCTTAAGAGCTGCTGAGCTTGCAATTCTTTAACACAATCAGATAAGCACTTCGGAGGAGAAATCACCAATACATGTCTCAGAGTGGACAGCCAGGGCCAGGACCCAGGCGACCCAGGTCCTGCTGTGCAGTGTCATCTTCAACACTATCTGCAGAAGAGTCTgacaggagagaggggaaaggaagaacCCACGCCTACCCAGGCTCAGGGCCTCTTTTACCTTCAATGGCAGGGAAGTCACTCCTCCGGGGCtgccaaaagacaaagaagaagccCATCAATGCTAGTCACTTCCACTGCTGGAGCATCCAGTCTCCAGGGCTGAGTAGCAGGAAGCACACAGGTCAGACACCATCCCCAAGGACCAGCCCACGGCAAGAAGTAG
This genomic interval carries:
- the Hdhd5 gene encoding haloacid dehalogenase-like hydrolase domain-containing 5; translated protein: MAALGGLLVHGARRRPWTLPARLAAGFHGRWPRRGYVVGRAESPPTFGFLFDIDGVLIRGHQVIPAALEAFRKLVNSRGQLRVPVVFVTNAGNVLPQSKAQELSARLGCEVDPDQVILSHGPMRFFLQYHNRRMLVSGQGPLLGNARALGFRNVVTVEELRMAFPELDMVDLERRPKTTPRRSDFPAIEGILLLGEPVRWETSLQLIMDVLLSNGNPENGLATAPPYPHLPVLASNMDLLWMAEAKMPRFGHGTFLLCLEAIYRKVTGKELKYEGLMGKPSILTYKYAEDMIRQQAERRGWAAPIRNLYAIGDNPMSDVYGANLYHQYLQMEKHGEEEQGTGGQLKQRPSAAQSCASILVCTGIYNYQDPGSQVPNPGPTDLPFHGHRDYTFNPELLEASHIVRDVNEAVQLVFHREGWA